Proteins co-encoded in one Garra rufa chromosome 21, GarRuf1.0, whole genome shotgun sequence genomic window:
- the fbxo30a gene encoding F-box only protein 30a has product MEELHIHCLKCVNRRCMIRPEPSVSCDLMGCPLVCGAVFHSCKLSEHRLLCPYERVPCLNRGFGCPFNFARIKMAQHLETCPASVVCCTMEWNRWPVSYADRKSYDNLSKEVCDVEQLDMALALQDQRMLLESLKVATTVTKALEVQNQDNSSPQESEPENELIETDEEPYGGSYTTSVENSRSFAATLEVLRSAKNIDLIGEEQNDGCNSVRNGNGDFCIDTAKESDTDSDSDLGAVGGADCPFPVDPEDERDDWLENSACGESSDEEGEMNGGIELSGLHNEGDSERVNGSSSARQVLPDHSIPEPEMAHLPQLPLPSLPIPVPNLMHNNVLHHLPFRIEDRWLERKLENLQLLRGMNLFTINGRRTLFSDPYLFRAKMEDKAVDTSDLEVADDPMGLHGIDLITAALLFCLGDSPGGRGISDSRFVDGYRIDFGTQTFSLPSAILATSTMVGDIASASACDHASPQLSNPSPFHTLRLDLVLECVARYQTKQRSMFTFVCGQLFRRDEFSSHFKNVHGDIHAGLNGWMEQRCPLAYYGCTYSQRRFCPSVQGFRIIHDRHLGSFGVQPGLPACPDEPLSRTDSCHFRSHCDHLSDLPFELLQHIASFLDGFSLCQLSRVSRTMRDVCASLLQSRGMVVLLWEKTKQADGTSSWQIQDKVWRFSTAFDTVNEWKFANISSMADHLKTCKFNTIARREEAVPLPCMSFTRELTKEGRSLRSVLKPVI; this is encoded by the exons ATGGAGGAGCTTCATATCCATTGCCTAAAATGTGTCAACCGCCGATGCATGATAAGACCAGAGCCTAGCGTTTCCTGTGACCTCATGGGTTGCCCTCTTGTATGTGGGGCAGTTTTCCACTCATGCAAACTGAGCGAACATCGCTTGCTGTGTCCGTATGAAAGAGTCCCGTGTCTGAACCGTGGATTCGGATGTCCGTTCAACTTTGCCAGGATCAAAATGGCACAGCACCTTGAAACATGCCCAGCTAGCGTTGTGTGTTGCACAATGGAGTGGAATCGATGGCCAGTGAGTTATGCAGATCGCAAGTCTTACGATAACTTGAGTAAGGAGGTTTGCGACGTGGAGCAGCTGGATATGGCTTTGGCCCTCCAGGATCAGCGGATGTTGCTGGAGTCGCTTAAAGTGGCGACCACTGTGACAAAAGCTCTGGAAGTGCAGAATCAGGACAATTCCAGTCCTCAGGAGTCGGAACCTGAAAATGAGCTCATTGAAACGGACGAGGAACCGTACGGTGGATCTTACACGACTTCGGTGGAAAACAGTAGAAGCTTTGCCGCCACTTTGGAGGTTCTCCGTAGTGCAAAAAATATTGATTTGATTGGTGAGGAACAGAATGACGGTTGCAACAGTGTCAGGAATGGTAATGGGGACTTTTGCATTGACACAGCGAAGGAAAGCGACACTGATTCGGATTCCGATCTGGGAGCAGTAGGTGGTGCAGATTGTCCTTTTCCAGTAGACCCTGAAGATGAAAGAGATGATTGGTTGGAGAACAGCGCATGCGGTGAATCTTCTGATGAGGAAGGCGAAATGAATGGTGGGATTGAACTTAGTGGACTTCATAATGAAGGTGACAGTGAAAGGGTCAATGGCTCTTCCAGCGCAAGGCAGGTTTTACCTGATCATTCCATACCTGAGCCTGAAATGGCCCACTTGCCCCAACTACCTCTTCCTTCCCTGCCTATCCCTGTGCCTAACCTGATGCACAACAATGTTCTGCACCATTTGCCCTTTAGAATTGAGGACCGATGGCTGGAGCGCAAGTTGGAAAACCTCCAGTTACTCAGGGGCATGAACTTGTTTACAATCAACGGGCGAAGGACTCTGTTTTCCGACCCCTATTTATTCAGAGCCAAGATGGAGGACAAGGCGGTGGACACGTCGGATCTTGAGGTGGCGGATGATCCGATGGGTCTTCATGGGATTGACCTGATCACCGCTGCCTTGCTGTTTTGTTTGGGAGACTCACCCGGAGGTAGGGGCATCTCAGACAGCCGCTTTGTAGACGGGTATCGCATTGATTTTGGCACGCAGACCTTCTCCCTCCCTTCTGCCATACTGGCAACCAGCACCATGGTAGGTGACATTGCCTCAGCATCTGCCTGTGACCATGCCAGTCCACAACTGTCCAACCCTAGTCCATTTCACACCCTCAGGTTAGACCTGGTTCTGGAGTGCGTGGCACGCTATCAGACCAAACAGCGCTCAATGTTCACATTCGTATGCGGACAGCTGTTTCGCAGGGATGAGTTCTCCTCACATTTTAAGAACGTCCATGGTGACATCCATGCTGGCCTCAATGGTTGGATGGAGCAAAGGTGCCCATTGGCATATTATGGATGCACCTACTCGCAAAGAAGGTTCTGTCCTTCGGTACAAGGTTTCAGGATCATCCATGACCGACACCTTGGCTCTTTTGGGGTGCAACCTGGGTTACCAGCTTGTCCCGATGAGCCTCTATCCAGAACTGACTCCTGTCACTTCAGATCCCACTGTGACCACCTTAGTGACCTGCCCTTTGAGTTGCTCCAGCACATTGCCAGCTTCTTGGACGGTTTTAGCCTCTGTCAACTTTCCCGAGTGTCTCGTACTATGAGGGACGTGTGCGCCAGTCTTCTTCAATCCCGTGGCATGGTTGTCCTGCTCTGGGAGAAGACAAAGCAAGCTGATGGAACCTCATCCTGGCAGATACAAGACAAG GTGTGGCGGTTCAGCACGGCGTTTGACACTGTGAACGAGTGGAAGTTTGCCAACATTTCCAGCATGGCCGACCACCTCAAGACGTGCAAGTTTAACACCATAGCACGGAGAGAAGAGGCGGTTCCACTCCCATGTATGAGTTTTACAAGAGAACTTACAAAAGAGGGACGCTCTTTGCGTTCAGTGCTTAAACCGGTGATATAG